The following are encoded in a window of Salinibacter grassmerensis genomic DNA:
- a CDS encoding heme lyase CcmF/NrfE family subunit: MLGTIGELLLLSAFVACGVSAITFFWAAQADGDTHTAKTWKRAGRWAWGAMSTAVGAASGVLWYMILTHQYQYAYVYQQSSNDLPGHYLFSTFWAGQEGSFLFWALMMCVVGGLLIAYVQREYETPVMAVVGLCQIFLLSMIMGLQFGPVEIGSSPFMTLPEKFADAPIFQQNPGFVPADGQGLNDLLQNPWMTIHPPILFLGFSAMVVPFAFALAALWKKRYTQWVRPALPWTLFAVMALGVAISMGGYWAYVTLSFGGYWAWDPVENSSLVPWLLGVAAFHTMLVQKKSGSSQKASLLLSIAAYLFVIYSTFLTRSGILGDVSVHSFVSLGLYNQLLLWIATLGVLGIGLFTYRYGELPVPDQEPRTLSREFMILCGAVLLTATAAVIILGTSAPIFGQIFRDNPSAVPQSFYNQWTLPLALGFVFLAGLGQLFWWKKMDVATVNRVLLKPLALATASTIAVLILTPFAEQALVIPAGTGAAPQTASASLTGSLADFWAAYGQALQMLLLLFVGFFSLFGNGAVLWRILRGNPRMAGGALSHVGFALVILGIIASNGFDQALPRIGEPTAADEDKMPRENFVVAKGQTRVVNGYRVTYEGETTTDRGRGQYILDVRDPQGRAHTFTPVAYQGSNDQWFKHPDVKAFLEKDLFVAVTPKEATGVAQDDGPPGGEFQLADGDSTTLGDREYAVAFHGFEVLKGPDGAMETTATDERVPDDAQMAVGARLRVTNIDTRETRSLMPIYLVMNDNSQQYIENRIADWDLRMSFTEMDANNGEATFAVEGVDVMPENWVVVQAYTKPFISVLWAGIIVLTLGFVVSIGRRVQDIRLRR, from the coding sequence ATGCTCGGTACAATCGGCGAGCTTCTTCTCTTGAGCGCCTTTGTGGCGTGTGGCGTGTCGGCCATTACCTTCTTTTGGGCAGCCCAGGCCGACGGAGACACGCATACGGCAAAGACATGGAAGCGGGCGGGCCGCTGGGCCTGGGGGGCTATGAGCACGGCCGTGGGGGCCGCGTCCGGGGTGCTCTGGTACATGATTCTGACCCACCAGTACCAGTACGCCTACGTCTACCAGCAATCGTCAAACGACCTCCCGGGGCACTATCTCTTCTCCACGTTTTGGGCCGGGCAGGAAGGCTCGTTCCTCTTCTGGGCCCTCATGATGTGCGTCGTGGGGGGGCTCCTCATTGCCTACGTCCAGCGGGAGTACGAGACACCGGTGATGGCCGTCGTGGGCCTCTGCCAGATCTTCCTGCTGTCGATGATCATGGGCCTGCAGTTCGGCCCTGTCGAGATCGGCTCCTCGCCGTTCATGACCCTGCCGGAGAAGTTTGCCGATGCGCCCATCTTTCAGCAGAACCCGGGCTTCGTGCCGGCGGACGGGCAGGGGCTCAACGACCTGCTTCAGAACCCCTGGATGACGATCCACCCGCCAATTCTCTTTCTGGGCTTCTCGGCGATGGTGGTGCCCTTTGCCTTCGCCCTCGCGGCGCTGTGGAAGAAGCGCTACACGCAGTGGGTGCGTCCGGCCCTGCCGTGGACGCTCTTCGCCGTCATGGCGCTGGGCGTGGCCATCTCAATGGGCGGATACTGGGCGTACGTCACGCTCTCGTTCGGCGGGTACTGGGCGTGGGACCCAGTTGAAAACTCGTCGCTCGTCCCCTGGCTCTTGGGCGTGGCGGCCTTTCATACGATGCTGGTGCAGAAGAAGAGCGGATCGAGCCAAAAGGCCTCGCTCCTCCTTTCCATCGCCGCGTACCTGTTCGTCATCTACTCCACGTTCCTCACGCGAAGCGGGATCTTGGGGGACGTGTCGGTGCACTCATTCGTGAGCCTCGGCCTCTACAATCAGCTGCTGCTCTGGATCGCCACCCTGGGCGTTCTGGGCATCGGGCTGTTTACGTACCGGTACGGCGAGCTGCCCGTACCCGACCAGGAGCCGCGCACCCTCTCCCGCGAGTTCATGATCCTTTGCGGCGCGGTCCTCCTCACGGCGACGGCCGCCGTCATCATCCTTGGCACCAGCGCCCCCATCTTCGGCCAGATCTTCCGGGACAACCCGTCGGCCGTTCCGCAGTCGTTCTACAACCAGTGGACCCTGCCCCTGGCGCTCGGCTTCGTGTTTCTCGCCGGGCTTGGCCAGCTCTTCTGGTGGAAGAAGATGGACGTGGCGACGGTGAACCGGGTTCTCCTGAAGCCGCTCGCCCTGGCCACCGCGAGCACCATCGCCGTGCTCATCCTGACGCCGTTCGCGGAGCAGGCCCTTGTCATCCCGGCGGGCACCGGGGCTGCCCCCCAGACGGCCTCGGCCAGCTTGACGGGAAGCCTGGCCGACTTCTGGGCGGCGTACGGACAAGCCCTTCAGATGCTGCTCCTGCTCTTTGTGGGCTTCTTCTCGCTGTTCGGCAATGGGGCCGTGCTCTGGCGGATTCTTCGGGGCAACCCCCGGATGGCCGGTGGGGCGCTCTCGCACGTCGGCTTCGCCCTCGTGATCCTGGGCATCATCGCGTCCAACGGCTTTGATCAGGCCCTGCCCCGCATCGGCGAGCCCACGGCCGCGGACGAGGACAAGATGCCGCGCGAGAACTTCGTGGTGGCGAAGGGCCAGACGCGCGTCGTAAACGGGTACCGGGTCACCTACGAAGGCGAGACGACTACCGACCGGGGCCGCGGCCAGTACATCCTGGACGTGCGCGATCCGCAGGGACGCGCCCACACCTTCACACCGGTGGCATACCAGGGCAGCAATGACCAGTGGTTTAAGCATCCGGACGTGAAGGCCTTTTTGGAGAAAGACCTCTTCGTCGCCGTGACGCCCAAGGAGGCAACGGGCGTCGCCCAGGACGACGGTCCGCCCGGCGGCGAGTTCCAACTCGCGGACGGTGACTCGACCACCCTCGGGGACCGAGAGTACGCGGTCGCCTTCCACGGATTCGAGGTCTTGAAGGGACCGGACGGGGCCATGGAGACGACGGCGACGGACGAGCGCGTGCCGGACGACGCGCAGATGGCCGTGGGGGCCCGCCTTCGGGTTACCAACATCGACACCCGAGAGACCCGGTCGCTCATGCCCATCTACCTCGTGATGAACGACAACTCGCAGCAGTACATCGAGAACCGGATCGCGGACTGGGACCTCCGAATGAGCTTTACCGAGATGGATGCAAACAACGGCGAGGCGACCTTCGCCGTGGAGGGCGTCGACGTGATGCCGGAAAACTGGGTGGTGGTACAGGCCTATACGAAGCCATTCATCAGCGTCCTCTGGGCCGGTATCATCGTGCTCACGCTCGGCTTCGTCGTCTCCATCGGGCGCCGCGTGCAGGACATCCGGCTCCGCCGCTAA
- a CDS encoding RNA polymerase sigma factor yields the protein MPESAFDPDRVRDAQNGDEQARNGLLRRLEPILRGYFIKRIGAETDVDDLVQNTLVRIHESLDDLEKPGSLKSFAMKAALFELQDYYRGRYDMKEHLRDPDLPLGQSTDPEDRSAQVDVEKALDALTPKAQRIMELREYGYLYREIAQMLDTTEAAVKMQVKRAFETMKDALTALLLLAWFFGM from the coding sequence ATGCCTGAGTCTGCGTTCGATCCGGATCGTGTTCGAGATGCCCAGAACGGGGATGAGCAGGCCCGAAACGGGCTTCTGCGCCGTCTAGAGCCTATTCTGCGGGGCTACTTCATCAAGCGCATCGGGGCTGAAACCGACGTTGATGATTTAGTGCAGAATACGTTGGTGCGCATCCACGAAAGCCTCGATGACCTTGAAAAGCCGGGCAGCCTGAAGTCGTTCGCCATGAAGGCGGCCCTGTTCGAGCTACAGGACTACTACCGTGGGCGCTACGACATGAAGGAGCACCTGCGCGACCCCGATCTGCCCTTGGGACAGTCGACGGACCCGGAAGACCGGAGCGCACAGGTGGATGTGGAAAAGGCCCTTGACGCCCTCACGCCCAAGGCACAGCGCATCATGGAGCTGCGGGAATATGGGTATCTCTACCGGGAGATTGCCCAGATGCTCGACACGACGGAAGCGGCGGTCAAGATGCAGGTGAAGCGTGCCTTCGAGACCATGAAAGACGCGCTGACGGCCCTGCTTCTTCTCGCCTGGTTTTTTGGAATGTAA